Proteins from a genomic interval of Diprion similis isolate iyDipSimi1 chromosome 10, iyDipSimi1.1, whole genome shotgun sequence:
- the LOC124411409 gene encoding probable multidrug resistance-associated protein lethal(2)03659, with amino-acid sequence MVSKSLLGKERSVLKIEPTEDKIETTEDGEIEIVENRTGDEFRHEIGIELVNVAANWIGDRLPPTLCELSLKIKSKSLSVIAGSVGSGKSSLLHLLLGELSVGAGRLLFHSGGDSKKTRINSRDIRISYTSQVPWIFAASVRENILFGQPYDEKRYQEVTRVCALAKDFEQLPQGDLSFVGERGASLSGGQRARVNLARAIYKDADLYLLDDPLSAVDAHVGRHLFEKCLKGFLDGKTRILVTHQLQFLQHVDDIIFIDRGTVIRQGTYDEIAAAGLHALDFLKTEKTGENEEAKDRYQDNMSKKGES; translated from the exons ATGGTGAGT aaGTCTCTGCTGGGGAAAGAGAGATCTGTGCTCAAAATTGAACCAACTGAGgacaaaattgaaacaacTGAGGACGGTGAAAtagaaattgtagaaaatagaACAGGTGACGAGTTCAGACATGAAATTGGTATCGAATTGGTTAATGTTGCTGCAAACTGGATTGGCGATCGGCTTCCACCAACTTTATGCGAACTGtcgttgaaaataaagagTAAATCGCTCTCCGTTATCGCGGGGTCTGTTGGCTCGGGAAAGTCATCATTGCTGCATCTGCTCTTAGGCGAGTTGTCGGTCGGAGCTGGCAGACTATTATTTCACAGTGGCGGCGACAGTAAGAAGACTAGAATCAATAGCCGAGACATTCGCATATCTTACACAAGTCAAGTTCCATGGATTTTTGCTGCCTCCGTACgcgaaaacattttatttggCCAGCCCTACGACGAAAAACGATACCAAGAA GTGACAAGAGTTTGCGCGCTCGCTAAAGACTTCGAGCAGCTGCCTCAGGGTGACTTGAGCTTTGTTGGGGAACGAGGAGCATCTCTTTCGGGAGGTCAAAGAGCTCGAGTCAATCTGGCCAGAGCcatttacaaagacgctgaTCTTTATTTGCTGGACGATCCTCTGAGCGCTGTTGATGCTCACGTCGGTCGTCATTTGTTCGAAAAATGCCTGAAAGGTTTTCTGGATGGCAAAACCCGGATTCTCGTTACTCATCAGTTGCAATTCTTACAGCACGTTGACGACATCATTTTCATTGACCGT GGTACCGTCATACGTCAAGGAACTTACGATGAGATAGCCGCTGCTGGCTTGCATGCATTAGATTTTCTGAAGACAGAAAAAACTGGCGAAAATGAAGAAGCGAAAGACAGATACCAGGATAACATGAGCAAAAAG GGAGAATCATGA